In Terriglobales bacterium, the following are encoded in one genomic region:
- a CDS encoding LutB/LldF family L-lactate oxidation iron-sulfur protein — protein MTVRIGWSATAPDFQDAAKVSLGNAQLRRNVKYATDVIRAKRAKVVGEMPDWEQLRQAGGDIKAHTMRHLDRYLLQFEENMTRAGGQVHWARDADEANQIVRGLIGQYGGKEVIKVKTMTSDEVQLNRDLEAHGITPYETDLADMILQLSQDKPSHIVVPALHKNRFEVREIFKEKMHLPELGDQPTDLTDAARHYLRQKFLTVKIGFSGANFAVAETGSLVVVESEGNGRMCLTLPDVLISLVGIEKIVPTFQDLEVFLQTLPRSATGERMNPYTSIWTGVTPGDGPQAVHVVLLDNGRTAVHADPIGRQTLHCIRCAACLNACPVYRQTGGHAYGSVYQGPIGAILTPQLQSMEHSQSLPYASSLCGACYEVCPVKIDIPEVLIHLRGKVVREKRRHLGGKLDLENLGMQAMTYIFADARRLEAAQRMARIGQWPFVHKDMITKLPGMLAGWTAARDLRPIPKQSFREWWRKRERKPNA, from the coding sequence ATGACGGTTCGCATAGGATGGTCGGCAACCGCGCCTGATTTCCAGGACGCAGCCAAAGTCTCTCTGGGCAATGCGCAACTGCGCCGCAACGTGAAGTATGCGACAGATGTAATCCGCGCCAAGCGGGCCAAGGTTGTGGGTGAGATGCCCGATTGGGAGCAGCTTCGCCAGGCGGGCGGCGACATCAAAGCCCACACCATGCGCCATCTCGACCGCTATCTGTTGCAGTTTGAAGAAAACATGACGCGCGCCGGCGGGCAGGTGCATTGGGCGCGTGACGCCGATGAGGCCAACCAGATTGTCCGCGGCCTTATTGGGCAGTACGGTGGGAAAGAGGTCATCAAGGTTAAGACCATGACCTCTGACGAAGTTCAACTGAACCGTGATCTTGAAGCGCACGGGATCACTCCCTATGAAACCGATCTGGCCGATATGATCCTGCAGCTTTCGCAGGATAAGCCCTCGCACATCGTTGTGCCGGCGCTTCATAAGAACCGCTTCGAGGTGCGCGAGATCTTTAAAGAGAAAATGCATCTTCCCGAATTGGGAGATCAGCCGACTGACCTGACCGACGCAGCGCGTCACTATTTACGGCAAAAGTTTTTGACGGTGAAAATCGGATTCAGCGGAGCAAATTTTGCCGTGGCGGAGACCGGCTCTTTGGTCGTAGTGGAATCGGAAGGCAACGGGCGCATGTGTCTTACCTTGCCCGATGTGCTTATCAGCCTGGTTGGAATTGAAAAGATCGTACCTACCTTTCAGGACCTGGAAGTATTTCTGCAAACCCTTCCGCGCTCAGCAACTGGCGAGCGTATGAATCCCTATACTTCCATATGGACGGGCGTCACACCCGGCGACGGTCCACAGGCAGTGCATGTAGTTCTGCTCGACAACGGACGCACCGCGGTCCACGCCGACCCCATCGGACGCCAAACCTTACATTGCATCCGCTGCGCCGCCTGTCTGAATGCCTGTCCTGTGTATCGCCAGACCGGAGGTCATGCCTACGGCTCAGTGTATCAGGGCCCGATCGGCGCCATTCTGACGCCGCAACTTCAATCCATGGAACACTCTCAGTCGCTGCCCTATGCGTCTTCCTTGTGTGGCGCTTGTTATGAGGTCTGCCCGGTCAAGATCGATATCCCCGAGGTGCTGATCCACCTTCGCGGTAAAGTCGTGCGCGAAAAGCGCAGGCACCTGGGCGGCAAGCTCGATCTGGAAAACCTGGGCATGCAGGCCATGACGTATATCTTTGCCGATGCGAGACGGCTGGAAGCAGCACAACGCATGGCCCGCATTGGACAGTGGCCGTTTGTGCACAAAGATATGATTACCAAATTGCCGGGAATGCTGGCGGGATGGACTGCGGCGCGCGACCTGCGTCCTATCCCCAAACAAAGCTTCCGGGAGTGGTGGCGTAAGCGCGAGAGGAAGCCCAATGCCTGA
- a CDS encoding (Fe-S)-binding protein, with translation MNISLFIACYNDTLFPETGIAVVHVLERLGQTVDFSRAQTCCGQMHYNSGYQSEALPLMRKFIETFRNAEAVCIPSGSCVAMIREQYPRIAAETGDRKLAAEVNTLLPRVYEFTELLVNKLGIEDVGAFYPHRVTYHASCHSLRGLHIGDIPLRLLRNVRGLELVELPEWDQCCGFGGTFAIKNAQTSAAMLADKMKNIIGTGAQVCTAGDNSCLMHIFGGLHREQANVKTVHIAEILASTENASTENASTEEASTQKVSTGKGSKE, from the coding sequence TTGAATATCTCGCTCTTCATTGCCTGTTATAACGACACTTTATTTCCTGAAACTGGCATAGCCGTGGTGCACGTGCTTGAGCGTCTTGGGCAAACCGTTGATTTTTCCAGGGCACAGACCTGCTGCGGACAGATGCACTACAACAGCGGTTACCAGAGTGAAGCGCTTCCGCTGATGCGAAAGTTCATCGAAACCTTCCGCAATGCGGAAGCTGTTTGTATCCCTTCGGGCTCATGCGTAGCAATGATTCGCGAACAGTATCCCCGCATTGCCGCCGAGACCGGGGACCGCAAGCTGGCTGCTGAGGTTAATACATTACTGCCCAGGGTCTACGAATTTACAGAGTTGCTGGTGAACAAGCTGGGAATTGAAGATGTGGGCGCGTTCTATCCTCACCGTGTTACCTACCATGCTTCTTGTCATTCGCTGCGCGGCCTACATATTGGTGACATTCCACTGCGGCTTCTGCGCAACGTGCGCGGGCTGGAGTTGGTAGAGCTGCCAGAGTGGGACCAGTGCTGCGGCTTTGGAGGCACCTTCGCGATAAAAAATGCGCAGACATCGGCCGCCATGCTCGCCGACAAAATGAAAAACATAATCGGTACTGGGGCGCAGGTATGCACGGCAGGCGATAATTCATGCCTGATGCACATCTTCGGAGGCCTGCATCGTGAACAGGCCAACGTAAAGACCGTACACATTGCTGAAATCCTGGCTTCTACGGAAAACGCCTCGACAGAAAATGCTTCAACCGAAGAAGCCTCTACCCAGAAAGTTTCAACCGGGAAAGGCAGCAAAGAATGA
- a CDS encoding IclR family transcriptional regulator, with product MLRQRESKSAPVGVVVKVLRILDTLHAAPTGLQLKEIARLTTINKSTAYRFLAHLESEGYLFRDDAGAYVIGPKLARLGAGINYEETLRKISRPVLQKLWQVTGETTNLGILDGHELLYLDVIESSHTFRLASQIGSRRPIYCTSLGKAIAAYLPAEDIEEMFDSRTMERFTPHTITHPARLKKEFAKIRQCGYAMDDEEAVLGARCVAAPIFDEGGKVTAAISTSGPITRITAEKARVFAAAVKKGAHVISTRLGYAGL from the coding sequence ATGCTTCGTCAGAGAGAATCGAAGTCTGCGCCCGTAGGGGTTGTGGTGAAAGTGCTGAGAATTCTAGACACTCTGCACGCCGCCCCCACCGGGTTGCAGTTGAAAGAGATTGCCCGGCTTACCACCATTAACAAGAGCACGGCTTATCGTTTCCTCGCACATCTGGAGAGTGAAGGTTATCTTTTCCGGGATGATGCGGGTGCTTACGTCATTGGTCCCAAGCTCGCACGCCTGGGGGCGGGAATCAATTACGAAGAAACGCTCCGCAAGATCAGCCGCCCGGTATTGCAAAAGCTTTGGCAGGTCACCGGCGAAACCACGAACCTGGGAATTCTTGACGGTCACGAGCTTCTCTACCTGGATGTGATTGAGAGCTCGCACACGTTCCGTCTGGCTTCGCAGATTGGCTCCCGGCGTCCTATTTATTGCACGTCTTTGGGCAAGGCCATCGCTGCTTATTTGCCTGCGGAAGATATCGAAGAGATGTTCGATTCCCGCACCATGGAACGTTTCACACCACATACCATCACGCATCCGGCGCGTCTTAAGAAAGAGTTCGCCAAGATCCGCCAGTGTGGTTATGCCATGGATGATGAAGAGGCGGTTTTGGGCGCCCGCTGCGTGGCCGCCCCTATTTTTGACGAGGGCGGTAAGGTCACAGCAGCCATCAGTACCAGTGGTCCGATTACGAGGATTACAGCCGAGAAGGCGCGGGTTTTCGCCGCGGCGGTCAAAAAAGGCGCTCATGTAATCTCCACCCGTCTGGGCTATGCCGGATTGTAG
- a CDS encoding galactokinase: MTTSSLAQRIDPWTALKAQFSVIFGVSPTLYRAPGRVNLIGEHTDYNDGFVMPAAIDLSCCVAIAPRDDRRLVVHSANYNETIELSLDDNNAPTQHWSDYIRGVAWVLQNAGYRLRGADLAVLSNIPIGAGLSSSAAIEVATGYALLDASGLQIDRKDLAKLCQKAENEFVGARCGIMDQFIACFGQTGNALVLDCRSLNYRLLPLNGDIRLLICNTMVNHHLAGGEYNVRRSECEEGVRLLAAAIPGVQSLRDITLVELDRHRARLTEVLYRRCRHVVTENQRVTEAALALQRNDLSGFGRLMADSHRSLRDDYEVSCPELDIMVEIATKQEGVYGSRMTGGGFGGCTISLVKEEAIMHLQRTIADAYEEKTGRRPEIYACTSAEGAGRCKTKDNESTG; encoded by the coding sequence ATGACAACATCATCGCTAGCTCAACGCATAGATCCGTGGACTGCGCTCAAAGCCCAGTTTAGCGTCATCTTTGGCGTTTCCCCCACGCTCTACCGCGCACCTGGACGGGTAAACCTTATTGGCGAGCATACCGATTACAACGACGGATTTGTTATGCCCGCCGCCATTGATCTCTCTTGCTGTGTTGCTATTGCTCCGCGCGATGACCGCCGATTGGTTGTGCATTCTGCCAACTACAATGAAACCATCGAATTGTCTCTCGATGACAACAACGCTCCCACGCAACACTGGAGCGACTACATCCGCGGTGTGGCTTGGGTATTGCAGAACGCAGGCTATAGGCTTCGCGGCGCGGACCTGGCGGTTTTAAGCAATATTCCCATCGGTGCGGGTCTGAGTTCTTCTGCGGCCATCGAGGTTGCCACTGGTTATGCTTTGCTGGATGCATCTGGATTGCAGATTGACCGCAAGGATCTGGCCAAACTTTGCCAGAAAGCGGAGAACGAGTTCGTAGGCGCACGCTGCGGAATCATGGACCAGTTCATTGCCTGCTTCGGACAGACGGGTAACGCGCTGGTGCTCGATTGCCGCTCTCTCAATTACCGGCTGCTGCCATTGAATGGAGATATCCGCCTGCTGATTTGCAACACTATGGTGAACCACCACCTGGCCGGCGGGGAATACAACGTCCGCCGGTCTGAATGCGAAGAAGGTGTCCGGCTGCTTGCTGCGGCGATTCCCGGAGTTCAATCTTTGCGTGATATTACCCTGGTGGAGCTCGACCGCCACCGCGCCCGGCTTACCGAAGTTCTCTACCGCCGTTGCCGCCACGTGGTTACAGAAAACCAGCGCGTTACGGAAGCGGCCCTGGCTCTGCAACGTAATGATCTAAGCGGTTTTGGCCGTCTTATGGCCGACTCACATCGTAGTTTGCGCGATGACTACGAAGTCAGTTGTCCTGAACTCGACATCATGGTAGAAATCGCTACAAAGCAGGAAGGCGTCTACGGCTCCCGCATGACGGGTGGAGGGTTTGGTGGGTGCACCATCAGCCTGGTCAAGGAAGAGGCCATAATGCACCTGCAGCGAACGATTGCAGATGCCTACGAAGAAAAGACCGGCCGCCGCCCAGAGATTTACGCGTGCACTTCTGCCGAAGGCGCAGGACGCTGCAAAACGAAAGACAACGAATCCACAGGCTGA
- a CDS encoding UDP-glucose--hexose-1-phosphate uridylyltransferase, protein MMELRDTPHRRYNPLTREWVLVSPHRTERPWQGKVHEAPREVQPAYDPNCYLCPGNARAAGVRNPSYNTTLVFDNDFPALLPSVPDTHLDLDGLIVAHPEQGICRVVCFDPRHDLTIASMNLQQIRRVVDVWIQQYNELGSIPWINHVQIFENRGSMMGASNSHPHCQIWANANLPNLPIREQESMEQYAKTQGACMLCEYLKLEQKAKERIVCENEAFVALVPFWAVWPFEILVMSTRHLGAMDELAEKERDALSDILKQITSGYDKLFDISFPYSMGFHQRPTDKKEHPEWHLHAHYYPPLLRSATVQKFMVGYEMLGTPQRDITPEIAAGRLRETTKSSAGQQQVKTESVLR, encoded by the coding sequence ATGATGGAGTTGCGAGATACACCTCATCGCCGCTACAACCCGCTTACACGCGAGTGGGTACTGGTATCTCCTCATCGCACCGAGCGGCCCTGGCAGGGAAAGGTTCATGAAGCGCCGCGGGAAGTTCAACCGGCCTACGATCCCAATTGTTATTTGTGTCCGGGAAATGCGCGGGCAGCCGGGGTGCGCAATCCCTCTTACAACACAACGCTGGTATTCGATAACGATTTTCCGGCGCTGCTGCCTTCTGTCCCTGACACGCACCTGGATCTCGATGGATTAATCGTGGCTCATCCCGAGCAGGGCATCTGCCGTGTGGTTTGTTTCGATCCCCGTCACGATCTCACGATTGCCAGCATGAACCTGCAACAGATCCGGCGCGTAGTGGACGTCTGGATCCAGCAATATAACGAACTGGGCAGCATTCCCTGGATCAATCACGTGCAAATATTCGAGAACCGCGGTTCCATGATGGGGGCCAGCAATTCGCATCCGCACTGCCAAATCTGGGCCAATGCGAACCTGCCCAACCTGCCCATTCGTGAGCAGGAATCCATGGAGCAGTATGCCAAGACGCAAGGCGCCTGCATGCTGTGCGAGTATTTGAAGCTGGAGCAAAAGGCCAAAGAGCGAATCGTCTGTGAAAACGAGGCATTCGTTGCCCTGGTGCCATTCTGGGCGGTGTGGCCGTTTGAAATTTTAGTCATGAGCACGCGGCATCTGGGAGCGATGGACGAACTTGCTGAGAAAGAGCGGGATGCGCTCAGCGACATTCTGAAGCAGATCACATCAGGCTATGACAAGCTCTTCGATATATCTTTCCCTTATTCGATGGGCTTCCATCAACGCCCTACGGATAAGAAAGAGCATCCGGAGTGGCACCTGCACGCTCATTACTATCCTCCTCTGCTGCGCTCTGCCACGGTACAGAAATTTATGGTCGGATACGAGATGCTGGGCACACCGCAGCGCGATATCACGCCTGAGATTGCCGCCGGCAGGCTGCGAGAGACAACAAAATCAAGCGCCGGACAGCAGCAAGTGAAAACCGAGTCGGTATTACGCTGA
- a CDS encoding fumarylacetoacetate hydrolase family protein, which produces MKAGRYVLNGKAGLFLVGNDQRLLDWSVLDRPATPQPVREAVANAIKGTNDAAFCAALPLIEELLARDGQFLREATPLGSSLEFQPPVRPQTFICVGLNYRDHAKESDMKLPQAPLLFAKTSNAIHAHNLPVPLPPDSTQVDYEAELAVVIGKICRRVKAADALKYVAGYTCANDISARDFQFADNQWYRGKSADCFGPIGPWLVTQREIGDGSGLRIQLRLNGNVMQDSTTANLIFDVPVLIEYISRSITLNPGDVISTGTPPGVGFARKPPVFMKSGDKVEVEIERVGTLVNQIA; this is translated from the coding sequence ATGAAGGCAGGTAGGTACGTTTTAAATGGGAAGGCCGGTTTGTTCCTGGTCGGCAACGATCAGCGGTTGCTCGATTGGAGCGTTCTTGATCGTCCCGCAACACCGCAACCAGTCCGGGAAGCAGTAGCCAACGCCATTAAGGGGACGAACGATGCAGCATTTTGCGCGGCGCTTCCCCTAATAGAAGAACTTCTGGCCCGCGACGGACAATTTTTGCGAGAGGCTACACCACTCGGTTCATCACTTGAATTCCAGCCGCCGGTGCGCCCGCAGACGTTCATCTGTGTCGGTTTGAATTATCGTGATCACGCCAAAGAATCTGATATGAAACTGCCACAAGCTCCGCTCCTGTTTGCCAAAACCTCCAATGCCATTCATGCTCACAACCTGCCGGTTCCGCTCCCGCCTGACAGCACCCAGGTAGACTATGAAGCAGAGCTTGCGGTTGTGATCGGCAAAATCTGCAGGCGGGTGAAGGCGGCAGATGCCCTTAAGTATGTTGCAGGCTACACCTGCGCGAATGACATAAGCGCCCGCGACTTCCAGTTTGCCGATAATCAGTGGTATCGCGGGAAAAGCGCGGACTGCTTTGGCCCCATCGGGCCATGGCTGGTTACCCAGCGCGAGATCGGCGATGGCAGCGGTTTGCGTATCCAACTGCGCCTGAATGGCAACGTGATGCAGGATTCCACCACAGCCAACTTGATCTTCGATGTCCCTGTTTTGATCGAGTACATCTCCCGCAGCATTACGTTGAACCCCGGCGATGTGATCTCGACTGGCACTCCTCCTGGCGTGGGTTTTGCGCGCAAGCCGCCTGTTTTTATGAAGTCGGGCGACAAGGTTGAAGTTGAGATCGAGCGGGTGGGGACCCTGGTCAACCAGATTGCATAA
- a CDS encoding glycoside hydrolase family 3 C-terminal domain-containing protein, which yields MSTRRTMYALMAALIVSTATLWAQSQTPDERARELVNKMTLDEKIQELHGIKDSEHYRVVPGVPRLGIPDFHITNGPAGAGPGGNLTPQTQAPATALPAPIALAATWDIKLANLYGTIVGGESKDLGNGLVEAPTINIVRVPQNGRTFEGYGEDPYLAGQMSINNIIGIQSQGEIANVKHYAANNQETDRFVINEEVDERALREIYLPAFEVSIKQGHSASVMCAYNKINGTFCCENDLIMNQILKKEWGFDGFITSDFGAVHSTVPAAMAGLDLEMPTGKYFGDDLKAAVESGKVPMSVIDDKLIRRFRSMMSFGIFDHPSTPKPLPAQPNGTTARRLAEESMVLLKNDGGVLPLNAAHLKSIAVIGPAAVKAITGGGGSSHVVPLYTVDPVDGIRGRAGDKVTVNFSDGSDISKAVSVAHDADVAIVMVADNEREGRDHLISLEGNQDELVQKVAAANPHTVVVVKSGSAVLMPWADQVPAILEAWYPGEEDGNAVGAVLFGYQNPSGKLPLTFPKNLADVPANTPEQYPGVDKVAHYSEGVFVGYRHYDAKGITPLFPFGHGLSYTTFSYKDLKISPKDVSFDGKHQPTVSIDLDVTNTGSVTGAEVVQLYLGMPSTSTVPQPPKQLKGFEKVSLAPREKAHIHLTLDARAVSYWDVKRHDWVVAPGDYKVLVGSSSRDIRLQGQLKIKAKD from the coding sequence ATGTCCACACGCAGAACAATGTACGCCCTGATGGCCGCGCTGATAGTGAGTACGGCCACACTCTGGGCCCAATCTCAAACGCCCGATGAGCGCGCCCGGGAGCTTGTCAACAAGATGACCCTTGATGAAAAGATCCAGGAGTTGCATGGCATCAAGGATTCGGAACACTATCGGGTTGTACCTGGTGTTCCGCGCCTGGGCATTCCTGACTTCCACATCACCAATGGGCCCGCGGGTGCAGGTCCGGGAGGCAATCTGACTCCCCAGACTCAAGCCCCGGCCACGGCGCTGCCTGCGCCGATCGCTCTGGCGGCGACCTGGGACATCAAGCTGGCGAATCTTTACGGCACCATCGTAGGTGGAGAATCCAAAGACCTGGGCAACGGTTTGGTGGAAGCGCCCACCATCAACATCGTGCGTGTGCCCCAGAATGGGCGCACTTTTGAAGGCTACGGAGAAGATCCTTATCTTGCCGGGCAGATGTCGATCAACAACATTATCGGTATCCAAAGTCAGGGCGAGATTGCCAACGTCAAGCACTACGCCGCCAATAACCAGGAAACAGATAGGTTCGTCATCAATGAAGAAGTTGACGAGCGCGCCTTGCGTGAAATTTACCTGCCTGCTTTTGAGGTTTCCATCAAGCAGGGGCACTCGGCCTCTGTGATGTGTGCCTACAACAAGATCAACGGCACTTTTTGTTGTGAGAATGATCTCATCATGAACCAGATCCTCAAAAAAGAGTGGGGATTTGATGGTTTCATTACCTCTGATTTCGGTGCTGTTCACAGCACGGTTCCCGCAGCCATGGCTGGACTGGACCTGGAAATGCCTACCGGAAAATATTTCGGGGACGACCTGAAAGCTGCGGTGGAATCAGGAAAAGTACCGATGTCCGTAATTGACGACAAACTAATCCGCCGCTTCCGAAGCATGATGAGCTTCGGCATCTTCGATCATCCATCAACCCCCAAGCCGTTGCCAGCGCAACCCAACGGAACCACGGCGCGGCGTCTTGCTGAAGAAAGCATGGTGCTGCTCAAAAATGACGGTGGGGTGCTTCCGCTCAATGCTGCTCATCTCAAGTCCATTGCAGTAATTGGACCCGCCGCGGTCAAGGCCATCACCGGCGGCGGAGGCAGTTCGCATGTCGTTCCGCTGTACACGGTTGACCCTGTGGATGGCATACGCGGCCGCGCAGGCGACAAGGTGACCGTAAACTTTAGTGATGGGAGTGATATCTCCAAAGCCGTTTCAGTGGCTCACGACGCAGATGTAGCCATAGTCATGGTTGCTGACAATGAGCGGGAAGGACGTGACCACCTTATTTCCCTGGAAGGGAATCAGGATGAGTTGGTGCAGAAGGTTGCCGCCGCCAACCCTCACACAGTAGTAGTGGTTAAGAGTGGATCGGCAGTTCTTATGCCGTGGGCGGACCAGGTGCCCGCTATTCTGGAGGCCTGGTATCCCGGTGAGGAAGATGGTAATGCCGTAGGGGCCGTACTTTTTGGATACCAGAATCCATCTGGCAAACTTCCCCTTACGTTCCCCAAAAATCTCGCCGATGTTCCTGCCAACACGCCCGAGCAATACCCCGGTGTAGATAAGGTTGCACACTATTCGGAAGGCGTCTTTGTCGGCTACCGTCACTACGATGCCAAGGGAATCACACCTCTTTTCCCCTTCGGTCACGGACTCTCGTACACAACTTTTTCCTACAAAGATTTGAAAATCTCGCCCAAAGATGTTTCTTTCGACGGCAAACATCAGCCTACGGTGAGTATAGATCTTGACGTAACCAACACCGGCAGTGTGACCGGCGCCGAGGTGGTGCAGCTTTACCTGGGTATGCCTTCCACCAGCACCGTTCCGCAACCTCCCAAGCAGTTGAAGGGCTTTGAAAAAGTGAGCCTGGCCCCGCGTGAGAAGGCGCACATTCATCTGACACTGGACGCGCGCGCCGTGTCTTACTGGGATGTGAAGCGCCATGATTGGGTGGTGGCCCCCGGCGACTATAAGGTCCTGGTGGGTTCATCCTCACGTGATATACGCCTGCAGGGCCAGCTCAAAATTAAAGCCAAGGACTAA
- the galE gene encoding UDP-glucose 4-epimerase GalE: MRVLVTGGAGYIGSHTARILRNRGHEVLIYDNLATGYAFLANGFELIQADIADLAHLVPALARVEAVMHFAANSQAGESVQNPRKYFDNNVRGGLTFLNALVDSRIKYLVFSSTCAVYGTPAKIPITEDTPREPVNPYGSSKAFFEYALKAYDVAYGLRFAGLRYFNAAGADESGEIGELHDPETHLIPVALEAAAGMRPELQIFGDDYSTPDGTCIRDYIHVNDLGEAHALALEYLANQGSSIFLNLGTGRGYSVKEILDAVEKVSGPVPKRIAPRRPGDPPVLVADPAKAEKILNWKAKRSLEQCVTTAQRWMQRVPSLRT, from the coding sequence ATGCGTGTACTTGTAACCGGCGGAGCAGGCTACATTGGAAGCCACACTGCCCGGATTCTTCGAAATCGCGGGCACGAGGTCCTGATTTACGACAACTTAGCCACCGGATATGCTTTTCTTGCCAACGGTTTTGAGTTGATCCAGGCCGATATTGCCGATCTCGCTCATTTAGTTCCAGCCCTGGCGCGGGTTGAGGCCGTAATGCATTTTGCCGCAAACAGTCAGGCCGGCGAGTCGGTGCAAAATCCGCGCAAGTACTTTGACAATAATGTCAGGGGAGGGCTCACATTCCTCAACGCCCTGGTGGATTCAAGAATCAAGTATCTTGTTTTTTCTTCAACCTGCGCGGTCTACGGCACCCCTGCCAAAATTCCCATTACGGAAGATACGCCGCGGGAACCGGTAAATCCTTACGGCTCTTCCAAGGCCTTTTTTGAATATGCGTTGAAGGCCTACGATGTGGCTTACGGGTTGCGTTTTGCTGGGTTGCGTTATTTCAATGCTGCGGGCGCCGATGAGAGCGGTGAGATCGGCGAATTGCATGACCCGGAGACCCATTTGATTCCGGTTGCACTCGAAGCTGCCGCAGGCATGCGGCCGGAATTGCAGATCTTCGGAGACGACTACTCTACGCCCGATGGCACCTGCATTCGGGACTACATCCACGTCAATGACCTGGGTGAGGCCCATGCTCTGGCGCTGGAGTATCTGGCGAATCAAGGAAGCTCGATTTTTCTCAACCTGGGTACGGGGCGCGGCTATTCCGTTAAAGAAATATTGGATGCGGTTGAGAAGGTAAGTGGCCCGGTGCCCAAGCGTATTGCACCACGCCGCCCCGGAGATCCCCCTGTGCTGGTTGCTGATCCTGCAAAGGCAGAGAAGATTCTGAACTGGAAGGCAAAGCGGTCACTCGAGCAATGCGTAACCACTGCACAACGCTGGATGCAGCGCGTGCCATCCCTGCGGACTTAG
- a CDS encoding TCR/Tet family MFS transporter, with protein sequence MPGHRRAALNFIFITVLLDMIALGIIVPVLPTLVADFLHGDTARAAEMIGLFTTMWALMQFIFSPVLGLLSDRFGRRPVILLSNLGLGLDYIVMALAPTISWLFLGRLLSGITSASVNTANAYISDVIPVEKRARAFGMLGAAFGVGFVLGPALGGWLGATNPRLPFWVAAGCSLLNALYGLLVLPESLPPERRQTQFDWWKANPLGSLNLLRSHAGLLGLAAVNFLGYLAHEIYATVYVLYVIYRYGWGQRTIGNSLAVVGIASMIIMAVIIGPVVKRFGERRALFAGLLLGALGFALFGWAPTGWLFLIAIPINCLWALAGPPSTSMMTQRVSASEQGQLQGAIGSVRSIAMIVGPSIFSVTFAFFIAPGRRFHLPGAPWYLAALLLLVALALAFVVAPKTAPAANKESEVAEAQVV encoded by the coding sequence ATGCCCGGTCATCGTCGCGCCGCCCTGAACTTCATCTTCATTACAGTGCTGCTCGACATGATCGCCCTGGGCATTATCGTGCCGGTATTGCCAACGCTTGTGGCTGACTTTCTGCACGGCGATACGGCGCGCGCCGCCGAGATGATTGGACTGTTTACCACAATGTGGGCGCTGATGCAGTTCATCTTTTCTCCGGTCCTCGGCCTGCTCTCTGACCGCTTCGGGCGGCGGCCAGTGATCCTGCTTTCCAACCTGGGGCTCGGGTTGGATTACATTGTCATGGCGCTTGCGCCGACAATTAGCTGGCTGTTCCTGGGACGTCTGCTCTCAGGAATCACCTCGGCCAGCGTGAACACAGCCAATGCATATATCAGCGACGTTATACCGGTCGAGAAACGGGCGCGTGCCTTTGGCATGCTGGGCGCGGCTTTCGGCGTAGGGTTCGTCTTAGGACCCGCATTGGGAGGATGGCTGGGAGCAACCAATCCAAGACTTCCCTTCTGGGTTGCCGCAGGTTGCAGCTTGCTGAACGCGCTTTACGGTTTGCTGGTCCTTCCGGAATCGCTTCCTCCTGAGAGGCGCCAGACACAGTTCGACTGGTGGAAAGCCAATCCGCTTGGCTCACTCAACCTCCTTCGCTCTCATGCCGGGTTGCTTGGACTGGCCGCCGTGAACTTTCTTGGCTACCTCGCGCATGAGATCTACGCCACAGTCTACGTGCTTTACGTAATTTATCGCTATGGGTGGGGACAACGAACCATCGGCAACTCGCTCGCGGTGGTCGGTATCGCCTCGATGATAATCATGGCGGTAATAATTGGCCCGGTGGTAAAGCGCTTCGGAGAACGGCGCGCGCTGTTTGCCGGTTTGCTGCTGGGCGCGTTAGGATTCGCGCTCTTTGGCTGGGCGCCGACTGGATGGCTTTTCCTCATCGCCATCCCGATTAACTGTCTGTGGGCGCTTGCGGGCCCGCCTTCTACGTCAATGATGACGCAGCGCGTCTCCGCCTCAGAACAAGGACAGCTTCAAGGCGCGATTGGGTCGGTGCGCAGCATCGCAATGATAGTCGGGCCAAGCATCTTTTCCGTGACCTTTGCATTCTTCATCGCGCCGGGGCGGCGGTTCCATTTACCAGGCGCCCCCTGGTATCTGGCCGCGTTGCTCTTATTGGTGGCGCTGGCGTTAGCCTTTGTGGTCGCGCCTAAGACCGCTCCCGCCGCAAACAAGGAATCAGAAGTCGCGGAAGCTCAGGTGGTTTAA